One region of Eupeodes corollae chromosome 1, idEupCoro1.1, whole genome shotgun sequence genomic DNA includes:
- the LOC129939296 gene encoding enhancer of split malpha protein has protein sequence MSFIARQYKFETSTMFAERNRFAPIRNLKKLLKPLLRVIKKKQYLRKSVGEIQENDCNTSLEDMRKDQSALEANDDNAANEALEQRIIAEVQECSDDAAIYVYQGGRRFVVPVHREQKFIPVHFARTNTGTFFWTSMDLENQKQQLRNPSPLDRWVQA, from the coding sequence ATGTCATTTATTGCACgtcaatacaaatttgaaacaagCACAATGTTCGCCGAACGCAATCGGTTCGCGCCCATTCGCAACTTAAAGAAGTTACTGAAGCCCCTTCTGCGGGTGATCAAGAAAAAGCAGTATCTGAGGAAGAGCGTGGGTGAAATCCAGGAGAACGACTGCAACACTTCACTGGAAGATATGCGAAAAGACCAATCAGCCTTGGAGGCAAACGATGACAATGCCGCTAATGAGGCTCTGGAACAGCGTATCATTGCCGAAGTCCAGGAGTGCTCGGACGATGCAGCTATCTATGTCTATCAGGGAGGTCGTCGATTTGTGGTTCCTGTGCATCGTGAACAGAAATTCATCCCAGTCCACTTTGCCCGCACCAACACTGGAACTTTCTTTTGGACCTCCATGGATCTGGAAAACCAGAAGCAGCAGTTGAGAAATCCATCACCCCTCGATCGTTGGGTTCAAGCTTAG